A window from Chiloscyllium punctatum isolate Juve2018m chromosome 3, sChiPun1.3, whole genome shotgun sequence encodes these proteins:
- the fam89a gene encoding protein FAM89A, whose translation MAGKLVNGGSVPNTTCLQGLPPLPKSLSGLLNSSGGSWREMERVYAKRCRIQEDLSRGRTASSRHANRPSKPANLDAALALLRKEMVGLRQLDMSLLCQLWSLYESIQEYKGTCQDLSAAANSDCSYGLENGYFDEEEEYFQEQSVVENGKADNLETHLAVPKTHNSRDQWMQDSFHITI comes from the exons ATGGCTGGGAAGCTGGTGAATGGCGGCTCAGTGCCCAACACGACGTGCTTGCAGGGTCTGCCGCCCCTGCCCAAGAGCCTGAGCGGTTTGCTGAACTCGAGCGGCGGCTCGTGGCGAGAAATGGAGCGGGTTTACGCCAAGCGGTGCCGCATCCAGGAGGACCTGAGCCGGGGCCGCACCGCCAGCAGCCGCCACGCCAACCGGCCCAGCAAACCCGCCAACCTGGATGCTGCACTGGCCCTGCTTCGGAAAGAGATG GTTGGTCTGCGTCAGTTGGATATGTCTTTGCTATGTCAGCTATGGTCTCTCTATGAATCCATCCAGGAATATAAAGGAACATGCCAAGATTTGTCAGCTGCAGCTAATTCAGACTGTTCGTATGGATTGGAAAACGGTTATTTTGATGAAGAAGAGGAGTATTTTCAGGAACAAAGTGTTGTGGAAAATGGGAAGGCTGACAACTTGGAGACACATCTTGCAGTGCCTAAAACACACAATTCTCGAGACCAGTGGATGCAGGATTCCTTTCATATCACTATATAG